One segment of Rhodopirellula baltica SH 1 DNA contains the following:
- a CDS encoding elongation factor P, translating into MLAKEVKTGTVVVHDGNPVMIVGISVQSPSARGAATLYKFRARHVVTRNKVDITLKGTDVLQEADFSRRDVQMMYTDTEHLHVMDKEDYQQYEIPLEDAEEQLPYITEGLEGMRALIYNDACVGIEVPATVELKIAQCDPGVKGNSATSRTKPATMETGLVVQVPEYIKEDEVLKIDSRTGQFLSRA; encoded by the coding sequence ATGCTCGCAAAAGAAGTGAAAACCGGCACCGTTGTGGTTCATGACGGCAATCCAGTGATGATCGTTGGGATTTCGGTGCAATCGCCGTCAGCTCGCGGTGCGGCAACGCTCTACAAATTTCGGGCTCGGCACGTTGTCACTCGAAACAAAGTCGACATCACACTGAAGGGAACCGACGTCCTGCAAGAAGCCGATTTCTCCCGTCGCGATGTGCAAATGATGTACACCGACACGGAGCACTTGCACGTGATGGACAAAGAGGACTACCAGCAATACGAGATTCCGTTGGAAGACGCGGAAGAACAGTTGCCTTACATCACCGAAGGCTTGGAAGGCATGCGGGCGCTGATTTACAACGACGCTTGCGTCGGGATCGAAGTGCCGGCGACGGTCGAGCTGAAGATCGCTCAATGCGATCCGGGCGTGAAGGGCAACTCAGCCACGTCACGCACCAAACCAGCAACGATGGAAACGGGCTTGGTCGTTCAAGTCCCCGAGTACATCAAGGAAGACGAGGTTTTGAAGATCGATTCGCGAACCGGTCAGTTTCTGTCTCGTGCTTGA